A window from Scheffersomyces stipitis CBS 6054 chromosome 7, complete sequence encodes these proteins:
- the ACE2 gene encoding Metallothionein expression activator (go_component nucleus~go_function nucleic acid binding; zinc ion binding) — translation MDSYTNWEEVNSATRAMPLPHENFDQYFAEYDEIDNLFNETLTGLQDLDVPSGFASQLQDKLETPSHQKHARKTSGTAIFGFVDHTRELSITGLANDLYKPIKQSLDLGKSISPGELLKSLNASQSQQFDFEVDPIVQKPILLLEEDELNEQQKASKDIIPASLPQSSPMRLQPKQEEYIVTNESPKSYKFPPSPSPSPSRERIPANGNARFQTVNNYSVKYLQELNNQGANLQQNYVDDIEPLIDGTGSEQKSNFNVNNNQIKYIPIPIQQPVVYKKENESPSVQQFQQAQFQQQAQQQVQQHSNTYLPPPSPPSLSNASPELSSSPDPLSPSPNRSVISGYESQKFSSPLHPQLRNANVNFYSPQFFSESDNGSFYRNNDGSNISQQQQMNSSPGYSNSSLSSSPVKYYTSPIRVPGALEEVEDANATITQLTPLRNQFPSTPARNQVTLEWSPVISPSAKASKDVKKHIQQSTPRRRVKKTSLLPPGELDQYWEGPDEDKIYTCTYKNCGKKFTRRYNVRSHIQTHLSDRPFACAYCPKRFVRQHDLNRHVKGHLEARHCRCPCGKEFVRLDALKKHRERNICVGGIASSTNHCITKPQPKKKDSVYSELMISKVKENQDKLL, via the exons ATGGACTCCTACACCAACTGGGAAGAAGTCAACTCTGCCACGAGAGCCATGCCTTTGCCGCATGAGAATTTCGACCAGTACTTTGCTGAATACGATGAGATAGACAATCTTTTCAACGAAACATTAACAGGACTCCAAGATTTGGATGTACCTTCCGGTTTTGCTAGTCAGCTCCAGGACAAACTCGAGACACCTAGCCACCAAAAACATGCTAGAAAAACTAGTGGAACGGCCATTTTTGGATTTGTAGATCATACGAGAGAATTGTCCATCACAGGGTTGGCAAATGACTTGTACAAGCCAATCAAGCAATCTCTCGACTTGGGCAAGTCGATTTCTCCTggtgaattgttgaagtcattgaATGCCCTGCAATCGCAACagtttgattttgaagtcGACCCCATTGTTCAGAAGCCAATCTTattacttgaagaagacgagttGAATGAACAGCAGAAAGCATCAAAGGACATAATTCCAGCATCTTTGCCCCAATCTTCACCAATGCGATTACAGCCAAAACAGGAAGAGTACATTGTCACCAATGAGAGTCCCAAGTCGTACAAATTTCCACCTTCACCTTCTCCCTCTCCTTCGAGAGAAAGAATACCAGCAAATGGAAACGCCAGATTTCAAACAGTTAACAATTACTCAGTCAAGTATCTTCAAGAGTTAAACAACCAAGGAGCAAATCTACAACAGAATTACGTTGATGATATAGAGCCCTTGATTGATGGAACTGGATCAGAGCAGAAGTCAAACTTCAatgtcaacaacaaccaaaTAAAGTatattccaattccaattcaacAACCTGTTGTATATAAAAAGGAAAACGAATCCCCTTCAGTACAGCAATTTCAGCAGGCAcaatttcaacagcaaGCACAACAGCAAGTACAACAACA TTCCAATACCTACTTGCCTCCTCCTTCTCCTCCATCGTTGTCTAATGCCTCTCCAGAgctatcttcttctccagatcCCTTATCTCCATCTCCAAACCGTTCTGTAATCAGTGGTTACGAATCACAGAAGTTCTCTTCTCCATTGCATCCTCAATTGAGAAATGCCAATGTCAACTTCTACTCTCCACAGTTCTTCTCGGAGTCAGACAATGGGAGCTTCTACCGCAATAACGATGGAAGCAATATTCTG caacagcagcagatgAATTCATCTCCTGGATATTCCAACTCTCTGTTGAGCTCTTCGCCCGTTAAATATTACACCAGTCCTATAAGAGTACCCGGTGCTctagaagaagttgaagatgcaAATGCAACCATAACGCAGTTGACCCCTTTGAGAAATCAATTCCCATCCACTCCAGCAAGAAACCAAGTTACCTTGGAATGGAGTCCTGTAATATCGCCAAGTGCTAAAGCTTCCAAAGATGTCAAAAAACATATCCAACAAAGCACACCCAGAAGAAGGGTAAAGAAAACTTCGTTACTTCCTCCAGGAGAGTTGGACCAGTACTGGGAAGGTCCCGATGAAGATAAGATCTACACTTGCACCTACAAAAACTGTGGAAAGAAGTTCACTAGGCGGTACAATGTCCGTTCCCATATCCAAACCCATTTAAGTGATCGTCCTTTTGCCTGTGCTTACTGTCCTAAACGATTTGTAAGACAGCACGATTTGAACAGACATGTTAAGGGCCATCTTGAGGCCAGACACTGTCGTTGTCCATGCGGAAAGGAATTTGTCCGTTTGGATGCCTTGAAAAAGCATAGAGAGCGTAACATTTGCGTTGGAGGAATAGCCAGCTCTACCAACCATTGTATTACAAAACCTCaacccaagaagaaagactcGGTCTACAGTGAACTTATGATATCTAAGGTGAAAGAAAACCAGGACAAGCTTCTT
- a CDS encoding predicted protein: MSSYKAFDLDQISLEKRVVLRCPFKQCNARIIPLSKALVSSKISIDKAPEMVAVGQIPSVDEPRTESTSDFYKVDDVWDFDNIGVSRAVENLSSPIELASDPGEPVTLNIERLLICSECDKGPLGFAGISEKDAADVKNLKYFLSCNSVVYDV, encoded by the coding sequence ATGCTGTCGTACAAAGCCTTTGACTTGGACCAGATATCTTTGGAAAAGAGAGTCGTGCTCAGATGTCCTTTTAAACAGTGTAATGCCAGAATAATACCGCTTCTGAAGGCTTTAGTATCTTCAAAGATATCGATAGACAAGGCTCCAGAAATGGTTGCCGTTGGCCAAATCCCGTCGGTGGATGAACCTCGTACTGAGTCCACTTCTGATTTCTACAAGGTCGACGACGTTTGGGATTTCGACAACATTGGAGTATCAAGAGCAGTGGAAAACTTGTCCAGCCCAATTGAATTAGCTCTGGATCCTGGTGAACCTGTGACTTTGAATATCGAACGTTTATTGATCTGCAGCGAATGTGATAAGGGACCACTTGGATTCGCCGGAATAAGCGAGAAAGACGCAGCTGACGtaaagaacttgaagtatttctTGAGTTGTAATAGCGTAGTTTATGATGTGTAG
- the KGD2 gene encoding 2-oxoglutarate dehydrogenase complex E2 component (Dihydrolipoamide succinyltransferase (2-oxoglutarate dehydrogenase, E2 subunit)~go_function acyltransferase activity~go_process metabolism) codes for MLSRSIKSSLKRAPVSRAVALSATKLSLRMSSGPVSRSIHTATTSGAGFSRISGLTFKRYASVTVKVPDMAESITEGTLSALNKNVGDYVNVDETIATVETDKIDVEVNSPVAGTITEFLVAVDDTVEVGQDLAKIEEGEAPAGGAAPSEAPKEEAAPAAAPAAAPAAAPAAAPKAAPAAPKAPAPAKKEEPKKEAPVASFTNFSRNEERVKMNRMRLRIAERLKESQNTAASLTTFNEVDMTNLMEMRKLYKDEFLEKTGIKLGFMGAFAKASCLAAKDIPAVNASIENNDTLVFRDYTDISVAVATPKGLVTPVVRNAESLSILGIEQEIASLGKKARDGKLTLEDMTGGTFTISNGGVFGSLYGTPIINMPQTAVLGLHGTKQRPVTVNGQIVSRPMMYLALTYDHRVLDGREAVTFLKTVKELIEDPRKMLLLE; via the coding sequence ATGTTGTCTAGATCCATCAAGTCGTCTTTGAAACGTGCTCCAGTTTCCAGAGCTGTTGCACTTTCTGCCACCAAGCTCTCTCTCAGAATGTCTTCTGGTCCCGTTTCCAGATCGATCCACACTGCTACTACCTCTGGTGCTGGTTTCTCCAGAATTTCTGGTTTGACCTTCAAGCGTTATGCTTCTGTCACCGTGAAAGTTCCAGACATGGCCGAGTCCATTACCGAAGGTACACTTTCCGCTCTCAACAAGAACGTCGGAGATTACGTCAATGTAGATGAGACCATCGCCACTGTCGAAACAGACAAGATTGACGTCGAAGTCAACTCGCCTGTTGCTGGTACCATCACCGAGTTTCTCGTTGCTGTTGATGACACTGTAGAAGTGGGTCAGGATCTCGCTAAGATCGAAGAAGGCGAAGCTCCAGCTGGCGGAGCAGCCCCATCTGAAGCTCCAAAAGAGGAAGCTGCACCTGCTGCTGCCCCTGCTGCAGCTCCAGCCGCAGCTCCAGCCGCTGCTCCAAAGGCTGCCCCAGCTGCTCCAAAGGCACCAGCTCCAGCTAAAAAggaagaaccaaagaaggaagcTCCAGTCGCCAGcttcaccaacttctccagaaacGAGGAAAGAGTGAAAATGAACAGAATGAGATTAAGAATCGCAGAACGTCTTAAGGAATCGCAGAATACCGCTGCCTCCTTGACCACTTTCAACGAAGTTGACATGACCAACTTGATGGAAATGAGAAAGTTGTACAAAGACgagttcttggaaaagaccGGCATCAAGTTGGGTTTCATGGGTGCTTTCGCTAAGGCCTCATGTTTGGCTGCTAAGGATATTCCAGCTGTAAACGCTTCCATCGAAAACAACGACACCTTAGTGTTCAGAGACTACACCGACATCTCCGTTGCTGTTGCTACTCCTAAAGGTTTGGTTACTCCTGTAGTTAGAAACGCCGAATCCTTGTCTATTTTGGGCATCGAACAAGAAATCGCTTCTTTGGGTAAGAAGGCCAGAGACGGTAAGTTAACTTTGGAAGACATGACCGGTGGAACTTTCACCATCTCCAACGGTGGTGTTTTCGGTTCCTTGTATGGTACTCCTATCATTAACATGCCTCAGACTGCTGTCTTAGGTTTGCACGGTACCAAGCAAAGACCTGTTACCGTCAACGGTCAGATCGTGTCAAGACCAATGATGTACTTGGCCTTGACCTACGATCACAGAGTATTGGACGGCCGTGAAGCTGtgacattcttgaagacCGTCAAGGAGTTGATCGAAGACCCCAGAaagatgttgttgttaGAGTAG
- the MSN2 gene encoding zf-C2H2 Zinc finger, C2H2 type (Calponin Calponin family repeat~go_component nucleus~go_function nucleic acid binding; zinc ion binding), translating into MDNDSDIYQYSSEPSQRYGYQDGETFDFQTIQENHHDVKDSEIVHSDIEENLNRDLENGGLSNGKTLNHTSSNNTINNSINNYNNNIKNINNNSMSSHNNTNTINNTNNYNNNNVSNTINSTDYESIFALNSFGLPSNALFGGTDPSNIVYRPNNMISNLESPENFPGVDFEHAAENQNQANVSFSMPGAFHDGDNMDLDESPPFTIESETYYDPHIESTSINHETESLFKANGNANTNVGNTLLAPQQRTPTQRIESSFSPFDNSSRVSSFRVENGNGINPNGGFVFNHVTTNADNGVNQSGPVLGSVDNYYSNINGNSNANNIGNTNNSSGSKNGNDNSNSNGNGNGNGNGNFNNNNINNTTPNSHNTNSVYNTNNGNYLSVHSNITGNAFSNASLGQNSNNNFYNELSPITTTTSLTPSISSVHSTQPSFFSAHQFLTRNSLDQGPPTHLVSSSFDLFNKGRPSMDSQQSSSRRNPSSGRYTSFTNSLTNMIPFMGDRNQRSPISGPPSPQSQNSSSFMSQPPPQQPRHLIRSIFKSNSAPNNVQAANDELTNAFVIDESSDPFVSGSGNTEDFLMMSPTKEEPELEAIDVSVQPKKAKRSKRSLFTRFKGPSVKQEPIDENEMLMIDEFAVKEGENLDNSTSTSGPFQPTSISRTPSTATGNFLDSASSSNTSHNQSQSQLLPQSQTQPQNPQSQEPDYASLFENVGKRKIVNTSSYRKSKTKVKNEDGTTSNNSNSTVENSPILNVSLGNKKIKTDSEIGSGNNSGHTTEKSSLHNLRLSHQRSNQSSGNNISVKEEYSDRGSVGGMSSKSNTSKDNRLHPQSSEEVDISDDESTTSTTASSNFATASKRILGSKLMKKKTSPVKMPVATVINKGVEVEVDLKSLDLPPNTQIFPTSIINSKNRTRGRKENKEADMVDSTKIYLCNYCSRRFKRQEHLKRHFRSLHTFEKPYDCTICNKKFSRSDNLNQHLKIHKQEEEAAALEKELLEQGSMAKTKVEDELME; encoded by the coding sequence ATGGATAACGATTCAGACATCTACCAGTACCTGTCTGAGCCTTCACAACGGTACGGCTACCAGGATGGCGAAACGTTTGATTTCCAGACGATCCAGGAGAACCACCATGACGTTAAGGACAGCGAAATAGTCCATTCAGACATCGAGGAGAACCTCAATagagatcttgaaaatggagGATTATCAAATGGAAAGACACTAAACCACACTTCCAGTAACAACACCATCAATAATAGCATCAATAAttacaacaacaatatcaaaaacATCAATAACAACAGTATGAGTCTGCATAACAATACAAACACTATCAATAATACCAATAATtacaacaataacaatgTCAGCAATACTATAAATTCAACAGACTATGAGTCAATCTTTGCTCTCAACTCGTTTGGACTTCCCAGCAATGCCCTCTTTGGCGGAACTGATCCGCTGAACATCGTCTATCGTCCCAACAACATGATCAGTAATCTTGAATCACCGGAGAACTTCCCTGGTGTTGATTTTGAGCACGCAGCAGAAAACCAGAATCAGGCTAATGTTTCGTTTTCGATGCCTGGAGCTTTTCACGATGGTGATAATATGGATCTTGATGAGTCGCCGCCGTTTACAATCGAACTGGAGACCTATTATGATCCACATATCGAAAGTACCTCTATCAATCACGAGACTGAGTCATTGTTTAAAGCCAATGGAAATGCCAATACTAACGTGGGAAACACTCTTTTGGCACCTCAGCAACGAACTCCAACTCAACGGATTGAGTCCTCGTTTTCACCATTTGACAATTCTTCACGAGTTTCATCTTTTCGGGTCGAGAACGGGAATGGTATCAACCCAAACGGAGGATTTGTGTTCAACCATGTGACCACCAACGCCGATAACGGCGTTAACCAATCAGGTCCGGTACTAGGATCTGTAGACAATTACTATTCCAATATCAATGGAAATAGCAACGCCAATAATATTGGCAACACTAATAATAGTAGCGGCAGCAAGAATGGTAATGATAACAGTAACAGTAATGGCAATGGAAACGGAAACGGAAACggaaatttcaacaacaacaatatcaacaataccaCACCTAATAGTCATAACACGAACAGTGTCTACAATACTAATAATGGAAACTACTTGAGCGTTCATTCAAATATCACTGGTAATGCTTTTTCCAATGCCTCGTTGGGACaaaacagcaacaataattTCTACAATGAACTCTCTCccatcaccaccaccacctcGCTCACACCTTCTATCAGCTCCGTTCATTCTACTCAGCCGTCTTTCTTCTCAGCACACCAATTCCTAACTCGTAATTCGCTTGATCAAGGTCCTCCTACTCATCTTgtgtcttcttcgtttgaCTTATTCAATAAGGGAAGACCTTCAATGGACAGCCAGCAGTCGTCGTCTCGTAGAAACCCCAGCAGTGGTCGCTACACGAGTTTCACCAACTCGTTGACCAATATGATTCCGTTCATGGGGGACAGAAACCAGCGATCTCCAATTTCTGGACCTCCTTCTCCACAGTCGCAAaactcatcttctttcatGTCTCAACCTCCTCCTCAGCAGCCTCGCCATTTGATCCGTAGTATCTTCAAAAGCAACTCTGCTCCTAACAATGTCCAGGCTGCCAACGACGAGCTCACCAATGCTTTTGTCATTGACGAGTCCAGTGATCCGTTCGTTTCTGGAAGTGGAAACACCGAAGACTTTTTGATGATGAGCCCCACAAAAGAGGAGCCTGAGCTAGAAGCAATCGATGTTTCTGTTCAGCCAAAGAAAGCAAAGAGGTCCAAGAGAAGTTTGTTCACACGTTTCAAAGGTCCTTCCGTGAAACAAGAGCCGATAGACGAGAACGAGATGTTGATGATTGATGAGTTTGCTGTGAAAGAGGGCGAGAATTTGGACAATTCCACTTCGACAAGTGGGCCATTCCAGCCCACTTCCATAAGTCGCACTCCTTCAACAGCCACAGGCAACTTCCTTGATTCTGCGTCTCTGAGTAACACTTCTCATAACCAGCTGCAACTGCAATTGCTTCCACAGTCGCAAACTCAGCCTCAGAATCCTCAATCTCAGGAGCCAGACTATGCATCGCTCTTCGAAAATGTTGGTAAACGTAAGATCGTGAACACCTCTAGTTACAGAAAAAGTAAGACCAAGGTCAAGAACGAAGATGGAACCACGAGCAACAATTCTAATTCCACTGTAGAAAACTCACCCATCTTGAACGTCTCCTTGGGAAATAAAAAAATAAAGACGGATTCAGAAATTGGATCGGGAAATAATTCCGGACATACTACTGAGAAATCCTCATTGCACAACTTAAGATTGTCCCACCAGCGGTCCAACCAGAGTAGCGGTAACAACATCTCTGTTAAGGAAGAGTACAGTGACCGAGGCAGTGTTGGAGGCATGAGTCTGAAATCGAACACCTCGAAAGATAATAGACTCCACCCTCAAAGTTCTGAGGAAGTAGACATTTCAGACGATGAATccacaacatcaacaactgctTCATCCAACTTTGCTACTGCCTCGAAGAGAATTCTTGGatccaagttgatgaagaagaagacctCACCTGTAAAAATGCCTGTGGCTACTGTGATTAACAAGGGAGTGGAGGTAGAAGTTGATTTGAAGTCGCTAGATTTACCTCCCAACACGCAGATCTTCCCCACCAGTATAATAAATTCCAAGAATAGAACCAGGGGTCGTAaggaaaacaaagaagcaGATATGGTTGATCTGACCAAGATCTACTTGTGTAACTATTGTTCACGTAGATTCAAGCGACAAGAACATCTCAAAAGACACTTCAGATCGTTGCATACTTTTGAGAAGCCATACGACTGTACGATTTGCAATAAAAAATTTAGCAGATCTGATAACCTTAACCAGCATTTGAAGATCCACAagcaggaagaagaagctgctgctcTTGAAAAGGAGCTTTTAGAACAGGGTTCTATGGCTAAGACTAAAGTAGAAGACGAGCTAATGGAGTAG
- a CDS encoding predicted protein — MTPIPSWWMLLSAIALFIGGITASSSNNNWNTLYAYVDGRIYIHLKNNDLLALNFSIAGFSGSSNGLSVTDIDLTNNQQVETLPSPPENATLFLFNEELYGLIGVKTNSKLDVCGEGIIQLLKFDSTQKMWSQVHANLNFNNINDASYYQHATVLTTPTDTDTVYLYGGICDSQHGIVSNRLLSFNMSSYEFVNITTSTKPEAFYGAGNLLAPNPQTQLVIGGQSNQGWLNMYQLATWDFSSGWSFKQINKDGNDPTMNSRTFPLILPIFSQLSNNTIEAVSNFLSIQEVLLIGGDLLGEESTPQYAKLSTSSNDWSWNTTFNVTWDYSEILGAATIFNTLVIINSTSEGNSKRDGSGSSYSVSLYDTNTFASVTSVKSNTTQQAASSFKHSVSKKAILGTVIPLVVIAIVVAAVIFYTRRRKRQQQQDELNALDYQIGNYFDRESMVSNKNSTRHNLLPTDYTSSKVMDLNNDSSSTLEDQASFDSWIRKRQEFDQTRLKTRNSYMASNETLFNNNMNRSSTSEEDYHATDTHHGATITNSNGSINSYTLMNRSVSRLKKSFSFNSAPGSPTSGEYGLLKKKRSTGLLRKSSEQSFVSENSPEMAVKERSDMIAEETDHESIDDQDMDVQVLVSSKRRSVLKVMNPDMGETSLDQTPEDNEDDNTEIDLSSRYDETVEIRQRVPSGGKTEDD; from the exons ATGACACCAATTCCCAGCTGGTGGATGTTATTGCTGGCAATAGCTTTGTTTATAGGCGGCATAACAGCCTCCTCTTCCAATAATAATTGGAATACTCTATATGCCTATGTCGATGGCAGAATCTATAtccatttgaagaataatGACTTGCTAGCATTGAATTTCTCTATAGCAGGCTTTAGTGGAAGTAGCAATGGACTATCTGTAACAGATATTGACTTGACAAACAACCAACAAGTAGAGACTTTGCCTTCTCCTCCGGAGAATGCCACcttattcttgttcaacgaaGAGTTGTACGGGCTCATCGGAGTCAAGACCAACTCAAAATTGGATGTATGTGGAGAAGGAATAATACAGCTTCTCAAGTTTGACTCAACCCAGAAAATGTGGAGCCAAGTACAcgccaacttgaacttcaacaacatcaatgATGCTTCGTACTATCAACATGCTACGGTTTTAACCACACCTACTGACACTGACACAGTCTATCTCTATGGAGGTATCTGTGATTCTCAACACGGAATTGTTTCCAACAGATTGCTATCTTTCAACATGTCGAGCTATGAATTTGTCAACATCACCACTTCTACCAAACCTGAGGCTTTCTACGGTGCTGGAAATTTGTTGGCACCAAACCCGCAGACCCAGCTTGTCATTGGTGGACAAAGTAACCAAGGTTGGCTCAACATGTACCAATTAGCTACGTGGGACTTTTCATCTGGCTGGTCTTTCAAGCAGATCAATAAGGATGGAAACGACCCTACAATGAACTCAAGAACATTCCCTTTGATCTTGCCTATCTTTTCTCAGCTTTCCAACAATACCATTGAGGCCGTCTCCAACTTCCTTAGCATTCAAGAAGTGCTACTTATTGGTGGAGATTTATTGGGTGAAGAGTCTACCCCTCAGTACGCCAAGTTGTCTACCAGCTCCAACGACTGGAGCTGGAACACTACATTCAATGTAACTTGGGATTACTCCGAGATCTTGGGTGCTGCTACTATCTTCAACACTTTGGTTATTATCAATTCTACATCTGAGGGCAACAGTAAGAGAGATGGCTCGGGAAGCAGCTACAGCGTCAGTCTCTATGATACCAACACGTTTGCGTCTGTCACCAGCGTCAAAAGTAACACG ACGCAACAGGCTGCATCCAGCTTCAAGCACTCAGTGCTGAAGAAAGCTATTCTTGGAACAGTGATTCCTTTGGTGGTTATTGCAATTGTGGTTGCAGCAGTTATTTTCTacacaagaagaagaaagagacaacaacagcaagaTGAATTGAACGCTCTTGATTACCAGATTGGAAACTACTTTGACCGCGAATCCATGGTGTCCAACAAAAACTCAACCAGACACAATCTTTTGCCTACCGACTATACTTCCAGCAAGGTGatggacttgaacaacgacTCCAGTTCTACTCTTGAAGACCAAGCTTCCTTCGATTCATGGATTAGAAAGAGACAGGAGTTTGACCAGACACGcttgaaaacaagaaacagCTATATGGCTTCCAATGAAACGTTGTTCAATAACAATATGAACAGAAGTTCTACTTCAGAGGAGGATTAT CATGCAACAGATACACA TCATGGTGCTACTATTACAAACAGTAATGGTAGTATAAATTCATACACTCTCATGAACCGTTCCGTTTCGCGACTCAAGAAGTCTTTCTCGTTCAACAGTGCTCCAGGCAGCCCCACCAGCGGCGAGTACgggttgttgaagaagaagagaagcaCCGGGTTATTGAGAAAAAGCTCAGAGCAGTCGTTTGTTAGTGAAAACTCGCCAGAAATGGCAGTGAAGGAGCGGTCGGATATGATTGCAGAGGAAACTGACCACGAATCTATAGACGATCAAGATATGGATGTTCAAGTGTTGGTGAGTTCCAAGAGACGGTCGGTTCTCAAAGTCATGAACCCGGATATGGGGGAAACTTCTTTGGATCAAACGCCCGAAGATAACGAAGACGACAATACTGAAATAGATCTAAGCTCCAGATATGACGAGACGGTGGAGATCCGACAAAGAGTTCCGTCCGGGGGTAAAACCGAGGACGACTAA